A region from the Acinonyx jubatus isolate Ajub_Pintada_27869175 chromosome C2, VMU_Ajub_asm_v1.0, whole genome shotgun sequence genome encodes:
- the NMNAT3 gene encoding nicotinamide/nicotinic acid mononucleotide adenylyltransferase 3 isoform X4: MYKVIGGIISPVNDNYRKKDLVAAHHRVAMARLALQTSDWIQVDPWESEQAQWMETVKVLRHHHSELLRSLPQTEGPDHGRAHSLAPTGSALVFPAVPELKLLCGADILKTFQTPNLWKEAHIQEIVEKFGMVCVSRTGHNPKEYISGSAILQRYQHNIHLVREPVQNELSSTYIRRALCQGQSVKYLLPDAVITYIKEHNLYTGDSS, encoded by the exons ATGTACAAGGTGATCGGGGGCATCATCTCTCCTGTCAATGACAACTACAGAAAGAAAGACCTCGTGGCTGCCCACCACCGGGTGGCCATGGCCCGGCTGGCCCTGCAGACGTCCGACTGGATCCAGGTGGACCCCTGGGAGAGTGAGCAGGCGCAGTGGATGGAGACGGTGAAGGTGCTGAG GCATCATCACAGTGAACTGCTCAGATCTCTGCCCCAGACGGAAGGCCCGGACCATGGCAGGGCTCACTCCTTGGCCCCAACAG GATCCGCCCTTGTTTTTCCAGCTGTGCCTGAGCTGAAACTCCTCTGCGGGGCAGATATCCTGAAGACCTTCCAGACCCCCAACCTCTGGAAAGAGGCACACATCCAGGAAATAGTGGAGAAGTTTGGCATGGTGTGTGTGAGCCGGACAGGTCACAACCCAAAGGAATACATCTCAGGTTCAGCCATCCTGCAGAGGTACCAGCACAACATTCACCTGGTCAGGGAGCCCGTGCAGAACGAGCTCAGCTCCACGTACATCAGGCGGGCCTTGTGCCAAGGGCAGAGCGTCAAGTACCTGCTCCCAGACGCTGTCATCACCTACATCAAGGAGCACAACCTCTACACCGGGGACAGTTCCTAG